A single genomic interval of Streptomyces sp. NBC_00663 harbors:
- a CDS encoding glycoside hydrolase family 13 protein, which yields MSQQHSAADPAPNSAVATVAQRRDWWRDAVIYQVYPRSFADSNGDGMGDLEGIRSRLPYLRDLGIDAVWLSPFYASPQADAGYDVADYRAVDPMFGNLLDADALIRDAHELDLRIIVDLVPNHSSDQHEWFKRALREGPGSSLRDRYHFRPGKGENGELPPNDWESIFGGPAWTRVTEPDGSPGEWYLHLFAPEQPDFNWEHPAVGDEFRSILRFWLDMGVDGFRIDVAHGLVKAEGLPDLGDHDQLKLLGNDVMPFFDQDGVHEVYRQWRLILDEYAGERIFVAEAWTPTVERTANYVRPDELHQAFNFQYLGTHWDAEELRQVIDRTLEAMRPVGAPATWVLSNHDVTRHATRFANPAGLGTQIRTAGDRALGLRRARAATLLMLALPGSAYIYQGEELGLPDVVDLPDEVRQDPAYFRGAGQDGFRDGCRVPIPWTREGSSYGFGTGGSWLPQPAEWAELSVEAQTGAPGSTLELYRTALATRRAEPDLGAGESVEWLRAPEGVLAFRRGEFVCVANTTGESVTSPAYGRLLLASGEIAEVDGDAKIPADTTAWWTTA from the coding sequence ATGAGCCAGCAGCACTCCGCCGCCGACCCGGCCCCGAACTCCGCCGTCGCCACCGTCGCCCAGCGCCGCGACTGGTGGCGGGACGCGGTGATCTACCAGGTCTATCCGCGCAGCTTCGCCGACAGCAACGGCGACGGCATGGGCGACCTGGAGGGCATCCGCTCCCGACTGCCGTACCTGCGCGACCTCGGCATCGACGCCGTGTGGCTCAGCCCCTTCTACGCCTCCCCACAGGCCGACGCCGGCTACGACGTCGCCGACTACCGTGCCGTCGACCCCATGTTCGGCAACCTGCTGGACGCGGACGCGCTGATCCGTGACGCGCACGAGCTGGACCTCAGGATCATCGTCGACCTGGTCCCCAACCACTCCTCCGACCAGCACGAGTGGTTCAAGCGCGCCCTGCGCGAGGGCCCGGGGTCCTCCCTCCGCGACCGCTACCACTTCCGCCCCGGCAAGGGTGAGAACGGCGAACTCCCGCCCAACGACTGGGAGTCCATCTTCGGCGGCCCGGCGTGGACCCGGGTCACCGAACCGGACGGCTCCCCCGGCGAGTGGTACCTCCACCTCTTCGCCCCCGAGCAGCCCGACTTCAACTGGGAACACCCCGCGGTCGGCGACGAGTTCCGCTCCATCCTGCGCTTCTGGCTGGACATGGGCGTCGACGGCTTCCGCATCGACGTGGCCCACGGCCTGGTCAAGGCGGAGGGCCTGCCGGACCTCGGGGACCACGACCAGCTGAAGCTGCTGGGCAACGATGTCATGCCGTTCTTCGACCAGGACGGGGTGCACGAGGTGTACCGCCAGTGGCGGCTCATCCTCGACGAGTACGCGGGCGAGCGCATCTTCGTCGCCGAGGCCTGGACCCCCACGGTCGAGCGCACCGCGAACTACGTCCGCCCCGACGAACTGCACCAGGCCTTCAACTTCCAGTACCTGGGCACCCATTGGGACGCCGAGGAACTCCGCCAGGTCATCGACCGCACCCTGGAGGCGATGCGCCCGGTCGGCGCCCCCGCCACCTGGGTCCTCTCCAACCACGACGTCACCCGCCACGCCACCCGCTTCGCGAACCCGGCGGGCCTCGGCACCCAGATCCGCACGGCCGGCGACCGCGCCCTGGGCCTGCGCCGCGCCCGCGCGGCCACCCTCCTCATGCTGGCGCTCCCCGGCTCGGCGTACATCTACCAGGGCGAGGAGCTCGGCCTCCCCGACGTCGTCGACCTGCCCGACGAGGTCCGCCAGGACCCGGCCTACTTCCGCGGCGCCGGCCAGGACGGCTTCCGCGACGGCTGCCGCGTCCCGATCCCCTGGACCCGCGAGGGCTCGTCGTACGGCTTCGGCACGGGCGGCAGCTGGCTCCCGCAGCCCGCGGAATGGGCCGAGCTGAGCGTGGAGGCCCAGACGGGCGCCCCGGGCTCCACCCTGGAGCTCTACCGCACGGCCCTCGCCACCCGCCGCGCCGAGCCCGACCTGGGCGCCGGCGAGTCGGTCGAGTGGCTGCGGGCGCCGGAGGGCGTACTGGCCTTCCGCCGCGGCGAGTTCGTCTGTGTCGCGAACACCACCGGCGAGTCGGTGACGAGTCCGGCGTACGGCCGTCTCCTGCTCGCGAGCGGTGAGATCGCCGAGGTCGACGGCGACGCGAAGATCCCGGCGGACACCACGGCGTGGTGGACGACGGCCTGA
- a CDS encoding dihydrofolate reductase family protein, whose translation MRIRARLSMSADGYVTTPNGWPALTADPAFVSGESHGIREFLADCEAALMGRTTFEPALNNTRWPWPDLDVFVLGSHRPEGTPDHVTTDSDPARLLERIRAANKGGDVHLVGGPRTIATFHALGALDRLELVVLPLLFGGGTRLTPALDPETGLTLRSQRALPGGSVEIVYACEGSRGALPGRPASQR comes from the coding sequence ATGCGGATCCGCGCCCGCCTCAGCATGAGTGCCGACGGCTATGTGACCACCCCGAACGGCTGGCCCGCCCTGACCGCCGACCCCGCGTTCGTCTCCGGCGAGAGCCACGGCATCCGGGAGTTCCTCGCGGACTGCGAGGCCGCGCTCATGGGCCGCACCACCTTCGAACCGGCGCTGAACAACACCCGCTGGCCCTGGCCCGACCTCGACGTCTTCGTCCTCGGCTCGCACCGCCCCGAGGGCACCCCGGACCATGTCACCACCGACAGCGATCCGGCGCGGCTGCTGGAGAGGATCCGCGCGGCCAACAAGGGCGGCGATGTCCATCTCGTCGGCGGCCCCCGCACCATCGCGACCTTCCACGCCCTGGGTGCCCTGGACCGCCTCGAACTCGTCGTCCTGCCCCTGCTGTTCGGCGGCGGTACGCGGCTGACTCCCGCGCTGGACCCCGAGACCGGGCTGACCCTGCGGAGCCAACGGGCCCTGCCCGGCGGCTCGGTGGAGATCGTCTACGCCTGCGAGGGCAGCCGCGGCGCGCTTCCGGGCCGGCCTGCCAGTCAGCGCTGA